The Dethiosulfovibrio peptidovorans DSM 11002 nucleotide sequence TAAGCTCCCAGGTCCTTCCAGAAAGTTACCCGGTTACCGCCTGTTGCCGCCCTGACCATCTCGAGGGCTTTTCTCGCCTCATCGTAGCTGTGGTGACACTCGAAGACGCTGTCTTTGGGACTTCCGATCCCTATGGTCACGGTAAAGTGGGTGTCCTCCTTTATGGAGGTCTGAATATCCCTAAAAAGCGGTGTGGTCTTGGCCTTAAAGGCCGGGAACCCTTCTTCTGTGGGCAGTATGAACGAGATGGAGTCGCTCATTTCTGTATAGGGAACCGATTCGAACAGGCCATGAACGTGATTTTTGCAGATGCGGTATATCCGCTTTTTAGTGCTTTCCAGCATAGGAAGAAAATCCCTCTCCCTTGATCTCTTCTCGAACTGGTGTTTGTAGTTGTCTATGTCCATGACGACGACGCAGTGGGATCCCTGGAGGTCCCATCCGAACATCTTCGCTCTGTTCCACACCTCCCCCTCGAACCTTAGGTTATGTATGAGGATATCCTGTACGAACTCGTTACGATATCGACTCTCCGCCTGGATCTCGGCTACGCGTCTCTGCATGTAGAGTAATATTGCTCCCTTGGCCTGGGTGATGGGTATCTCGCAGTTTCGCTCCGCTAGGTCCTCCTGTTTGCAGTCGAAAAGGAGATATCCGTATACCTTGCCGTTTAGCGATATGGAGTCTGGAGTCCCCGACGAGAGCAGGTCTCTCAGCGGGATGGAATCGAACCTGGACCGTAACGACTGGGCTTCTCCGAAGAAGTATCTTTCCCCTGTGAGGGTGTCGACGAACCCGAAGGGTTTATGGGTGAAGTTCTGTAGGTTCTCCAGTATAGTCTTAAGATCCGCTCCGTTTACCGAGAGGTTGAAGAAGGAGTGACGGACCGTTTCTGAATAGCGTAGAAGCCTGGCCTGT carries:
- a CDS encoding PucR family transcriptional regulator — its product is MTIQEILDLPPMKGLRVIAGAANIASRQVRSVTVMDAPDACSWVREGDLIVSSGYIFKDSTELLMDLIKSLAEIGAAGLGIKTDRYIKEVPSKAIELAESSSIPLIHVPNHFAFADIIHPVLSEIVNRQARLLRYSETVRHSFFNLSVNGADLKTILENLQNFTHKPFGFVDTLTGERYFFGEAQSLRSRFDSIPLRDLLSSGTPDSISLNGKVYGYLLFDCKQEDLAERNCEIPITQAKGAILLYMQRRVAEIQAESRYRNEFVQDILIHNLRFEGEVWNRAKMFGWDLQGSHCVVVMDIDNYKHQFEKRSRERDFLPMLESTKKRIYRICKNHVHGLFESVPYTEMSDSISFILPTEEGFPAFKAKTTPLFRDIQTSIKEDTHFTVTIGIGSPKDSVFECHHSYDEARKALEMVRAATGGNRVTFWKDLGAYKILGSLYDTDTGHSFYREYIGPIIDHDKRRKSELLRTLKAMVRNNWQMKAAAKDLSVHYSTLKYRYAKICDLLEFDPEDSEQRLNLALSLKLYLMNQDLEEY